Proteins encoded by one window of Simiduia curdlanivorans:
- a CDS encoding putative selenate ABC transporter substrate-binding protein, with the protein MRLLTALAALLVSLGLSAAEKTQPVFTFTAIPDQNESQLIERFGEMAKYLSAELGVEVKYIPVKSYPAAITAFRNNQVQLAWFGGLSGVQARALVPGSVAIAQGYEDQFFKTYFIAHQSAGLSASDTLSPALKGKTFTFGSKGSTSGRLMPEFYLREAFSAAPEAIFSRVGFSGDHSRTLALVQSGAYQVGALNYSVWDQALANGEVDTQQVQVIWTTPTYPDYQWSLRGDVDAQYGQGFSAKLSQALLTLSDEKLLNSFPRTKFVPTNNDFYQPIETTAKALDLMNDW; encoded by the coding sequence GTGCGGTTATTGACTGCTTTAGCAGCGCTGCTCGTTTCTCTTGGCCTCTCCGCTGCCGAGAAAACCCAGCCTGTTTTTACCTTTACTGCTATTCCCGATCAAAACGAAAGCCAACTCATTGAGCGCTTTGGCGAAATGGCGAAATATCTCAGTGCCGAATTAGGTGTAGAGGTAAAATACATTCCGGTGAAAAGCTACCCAGCGGCCATTACCGCCTTCCGTAACAATCAAGTGCAATTGGCTTGGTTTGGTGGCTTGTCTGGCGTTCAAGCTAGAGCCTTGGTACCCGGCTCTGTCGCTATCGCGCAAGGTTATGAAGATCAATTTTTCAAAACCTATTTTATTGCCCACCAAAGCGCCGGCCTATCTGCCAGTGACACCTTAAGCCCGGCGTTGAAAGGCAAAACCTTTACCTTCGGCTCTAAAGGCTCCACCTCTGGCCGGTTAATGCCGGAGTTTTATTTGCGCGAAGCGTTTTCTGCGGCACCGGAGGCGATTTTTTCCCGCGTCGGTTTCAGCGGTGATCACTCGCGCACGCTAGCGCTGGTGCAATCGGGCGCTTACCAAGTGGGCGCGTTGAATTATTCTGTTTGGGATCAAGCGCTGGCCAATGGCGAAGTCGACACCCAACAAGTACAGGTTATTTGGACCACCCCCACCTACCCAGATTACCAATGGAGCCTGCGCGGCGACGTGGACGCGCAGTATGGCCAAGGTTTTAGCGCCAAGCTCAGTCAGGCGCTGCTAACCTTGAGCGATGAAAAATTGTTAAACAGTTTTCCGCGCACAAAATTTGTGCCCACCAATAACGATTTTTATCAGCCCATCGAAACCACGGCAAAAGCGCTGGATTTGATGAACGACTGGTAA
- the mnmH gene encoding tRNA 2-selenouridine(34) synthase MnmH, protein MTRPNTDDYRRLFLEDLPLMDVRAPVEFDRGAFPSSVNIPLLDNNQRADVGTRYKEQGQDAAIALGWQIATPEIKAARQAAWLAHAQAHPSGFLYCFRGGLRSRLSQQLLKEAGLDYPLVVGGYKAMRRFLIDELETNTAIAPLVLVSGRTGSGKTLLLSHLQRQLDLEALANHRGSAFGRQVDDQPSQIDFENQVSIGLMKLLNWNHKQAVFVEDEGKLIGRISLPLNLKARMQQSPLAILETPIDERIDIALADYVTEAWPKYLAFFDQDAALAEQAFRAQVLDNLSRIRKRLGGDKFDLLFSQFSAALALFFRTGDTDGFRPGIETLLVDYYDPMYDYQKGLRQGREIFRGPAKEYIEWANEFIQLENHPLLNS, encoded by the coding sequence ATGACGCGCCCCAATACCGACGATTATCGCCGTCTATTCCTCGAGGATCTGCCCTTGATGGACGTGCGTGCGCCGGTTGAATTTGACCGCGGGGCCTTTCCTAGCTCGGTTAATATCCCCCTGCTGGACAACAACCAGCGCGCCGATGTGGGCACCCGCTATAAAGAGCAGGGCCAAGATGCGGCTATCGCCCTCGGCTGGCAAATTGCCACACCAGAGATAAAAGCCGCACGCCAAGCGGCTTGGTTAGCACACGCACAAGCTCACCCCAGCGGCTTTCTCTACTGTTTTCGCGGCGGCTTGCGCTCGCGACTCTCACAGCAGCTGCTCAAGGAAGCTGGATTAGACTATCCACTGGTGGTGGGTGGCTACAAAGCCATGCGTCGCTTCCTGATCGACGAGTTAGAAACCAACACAGCCATTGCGCCTTTGGTGTTAGTCAGCGGCCGCACCGGCAGCGGCAAAACCTTGCTGCTCTCGCACTTGCAGCGCCAACTCGATTTAGAGGCGTTGGCGAATCATCGCGGCAGCGCCTTCGGCCGCCAAGTGGACGACCAACCCAGCCAAATTGATTTTGAAAACCAGGTCAGCATCGGCCTAATGAAATTGCTCAACTGGAACCACAAGCAGGCCGTCTTCGTTGAAGATGAAGGCAAACTCATCGGCCGTATTTCGCTGCCATTAAACCTGAAAGCGCGCATGCAGCAATCGCCTCTAGCGATACTGGAAACGCCCATTGACGAGCGCATTGATATTGCGCTGGCCGATTATGTAACCGAGGCCTGGCCAAAGTATCTTGCTTTTTTTGACCAAGACGCGGCGCTGGCCGAACAGGCTTTTCGGGCTCAGGTACTCGATAATTTGTCGCGCATTCGCAAGCGCCTTGGCGGCGACAAGTTCGATCTACTGTTTAGCCAATTTAGCGCGGCCCTCGCGTTGTTTTTCCGCACCGGTGATACCGACGGCTTCAGGCCCGGCATTGAAACCTTGCTGGTGGATTATTACGACCCTATGTACGATTATCAAAAGGGCTTGCGCCAGGGCCGAGAAATTTTCCGTGGCCCGGCCAAAGAGTATATCGAGTGGGCCAACGAATTCATCCAATTGGAGAATCACCCGTTACTGAATAGTTAA